AAAACCTCATATTCTTGCATCTACTTATGCTCCAACGTTTTTAAAAATGTATCTTCTATCTTTTTAGATATATCTTGTGCATGATCCATAAAGAAATAATGCTCACCACTATATACTTCTAGTTCACTATCTTTGATCAGTTGATCAATCTTTTTAGCAGACTTTAAAGGTGTGGCATTGTCGTTTTCTCCCCAACAAAGAAGTGCCTTACCTTCATAATTTTCAAACTCGTATGTGAAATCTTCATTAACAACATTTTTAAAAGTCTCATACATAGGTTCGCTTAACTCTTTTGCATCTTCTGCAACAAAGTGTTGACGAAGTTTTGATAAGCCTAAGTTTTTGAACATTTTAAACAGATATATTTTTGTTTTTACTTTTAATGATTTTGGCCAAATAATTCCTGCACTTGAGAGAAGAACTAATACAGATGGATTTAAAATAGTAGCTACTTTACCGCCAAAAGAGTGACCAACTATAATATCTTTTTGTGCATTTAGATGGATCATTAAAAGCTCAATTATACGGGCATAATCTGATGTTTGAAGAACTAAATTACATGTACTTCCTCCAAAACCGGGCATATCTATATAAATGTGGCGGAATCTGTCCATATAACTACCAAAAGACTTTTTCATTAAAGCCTTGTTACTCCCCCAGCCGTGAAGAATAATAATATCTACTTTTGCTTCAGGATTGACAATCTCATAGCTAATATCTACAGTATGCTGTTTATATTGTATAGACTTAATTGCCATTATTTCCCTTTTGCACTATTTATTGAATGTATATACTCGTAGTTTACTTTTGCTCTTTTTGAATGCGGAAGAGAGTTAGAAAGTTTTTCTATAGCAGTTTTAAAATCTTCAAAAAGATAGTTTGCCATACTTCCAGGGATTGGATTGATCTCATTTAAATACACTTCGTCATTAACAACAAAAAAGTCACATCTTATTAGGGCACCTTCAAACATACCTGTATAGATTTTCGTAAAACTCTGTTTTAGTTTATTTTCCAGATCACTTGAAATGTCTGCTTTTAATACTTGTGACGAGCGTGAAAAATCCATATATTTTTTTTCAAAATCTAAAAATTTGTTTTTTTGAGGCTCTTCAACTATAGAAAACTGAATCTCTCCATCTGCCATATAACCGGCAAGATTATACTCTTTTACATTCTCAATAAACGGCTCAATAATCAAGTTTTTATCAAATTCATATGCAGTATCTAGCGCATAATCAAGTTCACTCTCTTCATTTACAATGCTGACACCAATAGAACTTCCAAGAGAAGCAGGTTTGATAATGATTGGATATGGAATTGTTATATCTTTTTGCTCACTTGAATTTAAAACTTCATACTTAACACTTTTTACGCCTATTGAATCACATAGATACTTTGTATATCTTTTATCGTAAGAAAACACACTCGCATTAATTCTAGGACCTATATACTTAATAGAATAAAAATCAAGTAATGCGGCAATAGTTCCATCTTCACCGTCTGCTCCGTGAATTAGGTTTAAAACAATTCCGGTATGTTCTTTTGAACCAATCAGTTTCTTTTGTGTAAAACCACCATTAGTTAGGTTAACTATCGGCATTTTTTTATGACTTGCACTTGAAAAAGTTTTAGCTTTCATATCTTTTTGATCAATTGCGTAAAAAGTGTGATCTTGGTCACAAAATATAAAGTTCAGATCAAAACCGCTTAGTTTTTCTTTTAATGATATTGCAGAAACGATACTAATTTCATGCTCAAAACTTGCACCGCCAAATAAAATTGTTAATTTCAAATACTTTCCTTATTTAGTAAAAATCTCTTTATATTCATCTTCATTCCAACCAACTAAAGCTGTGTTGTTATACTCTACTACAGGTCTTTTAAAAAGCATATTCTCTTTACAAAGCCATTCACGTTTTCCATCTGCATCTAAATTTAATTCTTTTAACTTAAGATTTCTGTATTTAGTCCCTTTTGAATTAAAAAGCTTATCTATCTCTACATGCTTTAGCCACTCATCAACTTTATCGCATCCGACTGCAGTTTTTCTAAAATCTATAAATTCTACTTCAATACCGTTGTCTTTAAAAAATTTTCTTGCATTTCTAACACTGCCGCACGTAGTTATACCATATACTTTTATCATCCATCTCTCCAAAATTTTAAAAAGCTAATTATATCATTTTTAGTTTAGAGCTAAAGCGTTTGTAATAACTTTAATGCTTCTTTGACAAGAGAAGCGGTATCATCACCACTGCAAGAGCTAAGTGCTTTTGAAATTTTATCTTTTTTAAATCCAAGTGCTTCAAGTGCTTCTGTTGCTTGTGAATATGATGCACTTTGCTGAGTTTGTGAAGTATTATTAAGTAGTTCTTCATCAAAACCGGCTAATTCTACCAGTATACGCCCTGCACTCTTTGGTCCAATTCCTGGTACTTTTTTTACACCATTTAAATCTTTATTATTTATAACAGTTGCAAACTGAGAAGGTGTGTATGTAGAACAAATTGCCATAGCTACCTTTGGTCCAACACCGTTTATTTTTATAAGTCTTTCAAAAAGTTTTTTCTCACTTTTATCTATAAAACCATAGAGCAGTTGTGCATCTTCACGAACTATATGTGTAGTAAACAACTTGACATTATCACTACTTAGTGCTGAAAAACTCTGAAGAGAGATAAATACTTCATAAACTACTCCCTTCACATCTACATGAACAAAACTCGGTTCCTTATACTCTATATTTCCACTTAATCCTACTATCATTCTCTACTTTTCTTTAATTAATTACATCTCTTTAAACGATTGAATTTTATACTCACCATCATCATCTTGTACAATTCCAAATATTTTATCTTCTGAACCCTCTTTTGGTTCATATACTATCTCAATAGGCGGATCAACAAGTTTAAATACAAGTTTATTGTAATCTGTCCATCTATCATGATTTACTATTCTTGCATCCATAATAGAGTCCTGAAAAGACGCAGTTTGTGTAGTTAAAAGTCTAAGTTTATCTTGTTTTATTTTGAATTCACTTTCAATACTCTCAAGATGTTTTTCTATTTTTACAAACTGCTTATACTTTTCTACAAAAGAGTTTGGCATCTTAATTCCATTCTTTTTATAATGTATCAAACGTTTTTTAAGCTCTTTAAATGAAGCTGCATTTTTCTCAATTGTTTCTTTATACTTTTCTATCTCTTTACTTATATCTCTAACTGAGATCTCTAACTCTTTGATTTCCTGATCATGTTTGTCTTTTCCCTGCTTTGTATCTTTTTTAAGTAAAGCATCGATCGTAAAAACATTCTCTTTCCCTTGAAGTTTTTTGATCTCTATAAGTTTATGAGAGGTTGCCTTTACGTATGATCCACAGATCTCTATATGCACCTCTTTACCTCTTATATCACCACCAACGGCTTGAGCAACTTCTACAATGTCTCCATCTACAGTACCATGTTCTAGTCTTGATATATGTATGTTTTTACCATATGCATTTCCCTTATGAACATTTATATCAAGTTCATCTGCTCTAACTGTTGATGTTTTATGTGTTTGACCACCTATAGTTGCTTTTTTTGCATTTACCGTAGAGTTAGGACCTACATTTCCGTCAATATCGATCTCTGTTACTTCAACTTCCATCCCTGCACCGACAGCATCTTTCTCAACATCTGTCTCTTTTACATTCATACTAACGTCTGAGTCAATTCCTGCCTGAATAGAACCTGTCGTTTTAAAATTGATCGACTCTACATCCACATCTGTTTTTATTGAATAAGTATTATCTTCAAAAGTGATGTAACCGTTCTCTTTAGCAATATATTTTATACTCTCTTTTTCATCTTTTTTCTCAATAGTATCATCTATATTAAAATCAGGCTCATTGTTAACCGTCGGTTCAGGAGCTTCTATAAATTCACCCCTGCAGTTTCGCCCAGGTGTTCCTTTTTTTGGTTTAATATATTCAATAAGCACATCATCTTTAAAAACGTTTTTTATAAACCCGCGTTTTTTATAGTCTGCTTTATCATGTTCACTTAATTCATTTTCTTCTTCGTAGCGTATTACAATTTCATCATCTATAGTTGGTATAGGTTCAATACTCTCAGCTACTAATACAGTGTCATTTTTGAAATACTCTAAAGTCTCTTCAACCTTAACTTTTGAAGAAAGTTTTGAAACTGTACCTTTAATCATTTCATCGAAAATATTTATAAGTATGCCTGCACGTACTTTTTTATTATTTATATGTGTGATTAACTCTTGTTCGAAACCTTTAAAATATTTCAGTTTAGAACCTGCTCTTATACTTAAATATACTTTACTTTTTGTAGCGTTGGCACCTATTGCTGTTTTAAAGTCTTTAAAATTATTATCATCTTCATTTTTTGAAAAGACCTCTATTTCATATACCTGCTTAATATGGAACTTTTCATTCATTAACTCACTGGCATCATCTAGTTCATATAGCTCATCGTTTGAGATCTCCTGCCAATCAGCTTCACCCTTAGCATCGTCTTTTTTTGTGAATGTCTGCATATCTAAAATATTAAAATCTAAACTATTTGCATCTACACCGTTTGATTCTGCTAAGGACACTATCTCTTTAGCTACATTAGATGTTTTAACAACGGTAGTTCTGATTTTTTTTAGTTTACTTTTTTCGCTGGAGCTAGATCCGAAAAATGCCATATATTCACCTATCACTAAATTGTTATAAAATTAAAATATTCATTTTAATCATAACTTTGTTAAAATATCGTAAAAATATTACTTTTTTTTAATAACTTTATATAAGAAGCAACAATAATACCATGTTTAAAGCAATTTTTACCAATAGTTTTGGAATTTTATTTTCAAGAATTTTAGGATTTTTAAGGGATCTACTTACTGCATCTGCTCTTGGAGCAAATGTATACAGCGATATATTTTTTATTGCTTTTAAGCTTCCCAACCTATTTCGCCGCATATTTGCAGAAGGTGCTTTTACACAAGTTTTTATCCCTGCTTTTGTTCGTTCTATGCATAAAGGAGTATTTTTAGTAAATATTTTCTTAGTATTTTTAAGTATCATACTCGTACTTACATTATTAGTGAACTTGCTTCCAAATATAGCTACAAAAGCTATCGCAGTCGGTTTTGATACACAGACAATAGACATAGCTGCTCCATATGTAGCTATAAATTTTTGGTATTTGCCCCTTATATTTGCTGTTACTTTTTTAAGCACAATGCTGCAATACAAACACCATTTTGCGACTACGGCATTCTCAACAGCACTTCTTAACCTATCTCTCATAGGTGCATTATTTTTATCAGAAGATAAAAGCAATGCTGAGATCGTATATTATTTAAGTTACGGTGTGGTTACAGGCGGACTATTACAACTTTTAGTACATATTTTTGCCATAAAAAAGCTTGGTCTGTTTCCACTTATATATGGTGGAGTTAAATATTTAAGAGTTAAAAGTAAAAAGATCACGCATGAGACTAAAAAGTTTAAAAAACAATTTGTCCCTGCTATTTGGGGAAATTCAACTCCACAAATATCTGCATTTTTAGATACTTTTCTAGCTTCGTTTTTAGTAACTGGCTCTATTAGTTACCTATATTATGCCAATCGTATATTCCAACTCCCGCTTGCTCTTTTTGCAATAGCTACATCAATAGCCCTTTTTCCAAAAGTTGCAAGGTATTTAAAAAATAAAGATGAAGAAAAAGCCAGAGAGTATATGCAAAAAGCATTTTGGTTTTTAGTTTCCATATTAACTGCCAGTGCTATATGTGGCTATATACTAGCACATGAGATCACTTGGCTTTTATTTGAGCGCGGTGCATTCAGTGCTGAAGACACTCAAAACACTACACTTGTACTTCAGATGTATATGATAGGTCTTTTACCATTTGGTCTTCAAAAACTGTTTTTGC
The Sulfurimonas sp. genome window above contains:
- a CDS encoding alpha/beta fold hydrolase, encoding MAIKSIQYKQHTVDISYEIVNPEAKVDIIILHGWGSNKALMKKSFGSYMDRFRHIYIDMPGFGGSTCNLVLQTSDYARIIELLMIHLNAQKDIIVGHSFGGKVATILNPSVLVLLSSAGIIWPKSLKVKTKIYLFKMFKNLGLSKLRQHFVAEDAKELSEPMYETFKNVVNEDFTYEFENYEGKALLCWGENDNATPLKSAKKIDQLIKDSELEVYSGEHYFFMDHAQDISKKIEDTFLKTLEHK
- a CDS encoding D-alanine--D-alanine ligase; translated protein: MKLTILFGGASFEHEISIVSAISLKEKLSGFDLNFIFCDQDHTFYAIDQKDMKAKTFSSASHKKMPIVNLTNGGFTQKKLIGSKEHTGIVLNLIHGADGEDGTIAALLDFYSIKYIGPRINASVFSYDKRYTKYLCDSIGVKSVKYEVLNSSEQKDITIPYPIIIKPASLGSSIGVSIVNEESELDYALDTAYEFDKNLIIEPFIENVKEYNLAGYMADGEIQFSIVEEPQKNKFLDFEKKYMDFSRSSQVLKADISSDLENKLKQSFTKIYTGMFEGALIRCDFFVVNDEVYLNEINPIPGSMANYLFEDFKTAIEKLSNSLPHSKRAKVNYEYIHSINSAKGK
- a CDS encoding arsenate reductase family protein, coding for MIKVYGITTCGSVRNARKFFKDNGIEVEFIDFRKTAVGCDKVDEWLKHVEIDKLFNSKGTKYRNLKLKELNLDADGKREWLCKENMLFKRPVVEYNNTALVGWNEDEYKEIFTK
- the ruvA gene encoding Holliday junction branch migration protein RuvA, which translates into the protein MIVGLSGNIEYKEPSFVHVDVKGVVYEVFISLQSFSALSSDNVKLFTTHIVREDAQLLYGFIDKSEKKLFERLIKINGVGPKVAMAICSTYTPSQFATVINNKDLNGVKKVPGIGPKSAGRILVELAGFDEELLNNTSQTQQSASYSQATEALEALGFKKDKISKALSSCSGDDTASLVKEALKLLQTL
- a CDS encoding flagellar assembly protein A is translated as MAFFGSSSSEKSKLKKIRTTVVKTSNVAKEIVSLAESNGVDANSLDFNILDMQTFTKKDDAKGEADWQEISNDELYELDDASELMNEKFHIKQVYEIEVFSKNEDDNNFKDFKTAIGANATKSKVYLSIRAGSKLKYFKGFEQELITHINNKKVRAGILINIFDEMIKGTVSKLSSKVKVEETLEYFKNDTVLVAESIEPIPTIDDEIVIRYEEENELSEHDKADYKKRGFIKNVFKDDVLIEYIKPKKGTPGRNCRGEFIEAPEPTVNNEPDFNIDDTIEKKDEKESIKYIAKENGYITFEDNTYSIKTDVDVESINFKTTGSIQAGIDSDVSMNVKETDVEKDAVGAGMEVEVTEIDIDGNVGPNSTVNAKKATIGGQTHKTSTVRADELDINVHKGNAYGKNIHISRLEHGTVDGDIVEVAQAVGGDIRGKEVHIEICGSYVKATSHKLIEIKKLQGKENVFTIDALLKKDTKQGKDKHDQEIKELEISVRDISKEIEKYKETIEKNAASFKELKKRLIHYKKNGIKMPNSFVEKYKQFVKIEKHLESIESEFKIKQDKLRLLTTQTASFQDSIMDARIVNHDRWTDYNKLVFKLVDPPIEIVYEPKEGSEDKIFGIVQDDDGEYKIQSFKEM
- the murJ gene encoding murein biosynthesis integral membrane protein MurJ; translated protein: MFKAIFTNSFGILFSRILGFLRDLLTASALGANVYSDIFFIAFKLPNLFRRIFAEGAFTQVFIPAFVRSMHKGVFLVNIFLVFLSIILVLTLLVNLLPNIATKAIAVGFDTQTIDIAAPYVAINFWYLPLIFAVTFLSTMLQYKHHFATTAFSTALLNLSLIGALFLSEDKSNAEIVYYLSYGVVTGGLLQLLVHIFAIKKLGLFPLIYGGVKYLRVKSKKITHETKKFKKQFVPAIWGNSTPQISAFLDTFLASFLVTGSISYLYYANRIFQLPLALFAIATSIALFPKVARYLKNKDEEKAREYMQKAFWFLVSILTASAICGYILAHEITWLLFERGAFSAEDTQNTTLVLQMYMIGLLPFGLQKLFLLWLYSKEMQMRAAKIATVSLVTYIVFALSFISVLGVSGLALASTLSGFASFTLTIKAYGVKEFFDILRSKNTLYLIIGIVIFTFLLLIFKDFISAYI